A stretch of the Denticeps clupeoides chromosome 6, fDenClu1.1, whole genome shotgun sequence genome encodes the following:
- the tm7sf2 gene encoding delta(14)-sterol reductase TM7SF2 has product MKSNKRALSHSTEREFGGALGATLIPVFLPLTVLYLLSVCRSPGASVLQWPPPLPPTAHLLDPVAPVIIAVWVALQGFLYLLPVGKVSEGLVLRDGTKLRYPINGFSALCWSGVLLGLCLWLGMPLGYLFDLIIPLAVCAIATSYLLALYLYIRSFWAPNHALALGGNTGNPLYDFFMGRELNPRIGRFDLKYFCELRPGLIGWVVLNLGMLMKEVELRDSPSLAMLLVNGFQLLYVSDALWNEEAVLTTMDIVHDGFGFMLAFGDLAWVPFTYSLQAMFLVVHPQTLSPLAATGIVLLNGIGYYIFRKSNSQKNQFRRNPTHPSVANLETIATATGKRLLVSGWWGFVRHPNYLGDILMALAWSLPCGVSHLLPYFYLIYFTVLLVHREDRDARQCRAKYGLAWDTYCRRVPYRIIPYVY; this is encoded by the exons ATGAAGTCTAATAAGCGTGCCTTGTCCCACTCCACTGAGAGAGAGTTTGGTGGAGCTTTGG GAGCCACACTCATCCCGGTGTTCCTCCCTCTAACGGTGCTCTACCTGCTGAGCGTGTGTCGATCCCCGGGTGCCAGCGTTCTCCAGTGGCCGCCTCCGCTGCCCCCGACTGCGCACCTGTTGGACCCCGTGGCACCCGTCATTATTGCGGTCTGGGTGGCCCTACAGGGCTTCCTTTACTTGCTGCCAGTTGGTAAA GTGTCAGAAGGACTGGTGCTTAGAGACGGCACCAAGCTTAGGTATCCCATCAATG GTTTCTCTGCCTTGTGTTGGAGTGGCGTTCTGCTCGGGCTGTGTTTGTGGCTGGGTATGCCTCTGGGCTACCTCTTTGACCTGATAATTCCCCTGGCTGTCTGTGCAATTGCCACGTCCTACCTGCTCGCCCTTTACCTCTACATCCGCTCCTTTTGGGCCCCTAATCATGCCCTTGCACTGGGTGGGAACACAG GAAATCCGTTGTATGACTTCTTCATGGGACGAGAGCTGAACCCCCGCATTGGGAGATTTGATTTGAAGTATTTCTGTGAGCTCAGACCAGGTTTGATTGGCTGG GTGGTCTTGAACCTGGGGATGCTGATGAAAGAGGTGGAGCTGAGAGACAGCCCGTCTCTCGCCATGCTGCTAGTAAATGGCTTTCAGCTGCTCTATGTGTCTGATGCCCTGTGGAATGAG GAGGCTGTACTGACCACCATGGACATTGTTCATGATGGGTTTGGCTTTATGTTGGCTTTTGGAGACCTGGCGTGGGTTCCTTTCACTTACAGCCTGCAGGCCATGTTCCTTGTGGTGCATCCTCAGACCCTGAGTCCTTTGGCTGCCACTGGGATTGTTCTTTTGAATG GAATTGGTTATTATATCTTCAGAAAGTCGAACTCTCAGAAGAATCAGTTCAGACGGAACCCTACTCATCCAAGTGTTGCAA ACTTGGAGACGATTGCCACAGCAACAGGGAAGCGGCTGCTGGTCTCAGGCTGGTGGGGATTTGTCCGCCATCCCAACTATCTGGGGGATATTCTCATGGCCTTGGCATGGTCACTGCCTTGTG GGGTCTCACACCTCCTACCTTACTTTTACCTGATTTACTTCACCGTTCTGCTGGTGCACCGTGAGGATCGAGATGCCAGGCAGTGCAGAGCCAAATACGGGTTGGCGTGGGACACCTACTGCAGGAGAGTCCCTTACAGGATCATCCCCTATGTGTACTGA
- the znhit2 gene encoding zinc finger HIT domain-containing protein 2, with protein MDLGVRRRLPACVRTLLTDIAPREEERSSDWTDSGPEPDTADRPGEPPSTERDGGAEPSRVCGLCLARPHCYTCPRCNIPYCSLACYRSAAHCACSEEFYKESVFEELRSAGMTDEEGRAKMQQILLNLRQEGPAMGDAMGELEEEEEEGEPGGTRALELLSRLAEIQASGEENRDEVENILKTLEGLGKNNTEGGRSAEEDEDEEEDLAERLAGLDIDSLSEEELWALLSRQERAKFEGLVKGGAIGGLIPAWTPWWERHDEGKGACIEVLEDREEEVEVEHGEDPGQSQEEESVRKRKKRNRMTDATVPSVSVRKIPPLHSLSSNPSPLSRYTLVNVLYGYTFSLSLFNGDISEEELAQDFCQAALATSDALSSSRVFSTVQEALEAGVTAVSARAYFDREDAAAPLRTLEAVAHVLMGKNRRDSAGYTLAALSQLRGALAQTRRSLPKEGNRAEERRRYFQAGKKCEFLQSWVKENGEVVRRLAAEVWREHRQREGERRALQNEKRGVEESWKKGRRRGGGVLIEEIK; from the coding sequence ATGGATCTCGGCGTGAGGAGAAGACTCCCCGCATGTGTCCGGACGCTGCTGACGGACATCGCCCCCCGGGAGGAGGAGCGGAGCAGCGACTGGACGGATTCCGGGCCGGAGCCGGACACTGCGGACCGACCAGGAGAACCTCCGTCCACCGAGCGGGACGGAGGAGCGGAGCCGAGCCGAGTGTGTGGGCTGTGCCTGGCCAGACCGCACTGCTACACCTGCCCCCGGTGCAACATCCCCTACTGCAGCCTGGCCTGTTACCGGAGCGCCGCACACTGCGCATGCTCGGAGGAGTTCTACAAGGAGTCCGTGTTCGAGGAGCTCAGGAGCGCTGGGATGACCGACGAAGAGGGGAGGGCGAAGATGCAGCAGATCCTGCTGAATCTGAGGCAGGAAGGGCCGGCGATGGGGGACGCTATGGGAgagttggaggaggaggaggaggagggcgaacCTGGTGGGACCCGAGCCTTGGAGCTGCTCTCTAGGTTGGCCGAGATCCAGGCCAGTGGGGAGGAGAACCGGGACGAGGTAGAAAATATACTTAAAACACTCGAAGGCCTTGGCAAGAATAATACCGAAGGGGGGCGGAGtgcagaggaagatgaggatgaagaggaagatttAGCAGAAAGGCTTGCTGGCCTTGACATTGACTCTCTGTCTGAAGAGGAACTCTGGGCTTTGCTGAGCCGCCAGGAAAGGGCGAAGTTTGAGGGACTGGTGAAGGGGGGTGCCATCGGCGGCCTGATTCCCGCTTGGACTCCCTGGTGGGAGAGACACGATGAAGGGAAAGGCGCTTGTATAGAGGTGCTGgaggacagagaggaggaggtggaggtagAGCATGGGGAGGACCCGGGCCAAAGCCAGGAAGAGGAATCGGTGCGAAAGCGGAAGAAACGAAACAGAATGACAGATGCCACTGTGCCCTCTGTTAGCGTCCGTAAGATTCCACCTCTCCACTCCCTCTCCTCAAACCCCTCCCCTCTGTCGCGCTACACCCTGGTTAACGTCTTGTACGGCTACACGTTCTCCTTGAGCCTCTTCAACGGTGATATCTCTGAAGAGGAGCTGGCCCAGGACTTCTGCCAGGCGGCGCTGGCCACTTCGGACGCTCTGAGCTCCAGCCGGGTTTTCAGCACCGTGCAGGAGGCGCTGGAGGCCGGGGTGACGGCCGTTTCTGCGAGGGCCTACTTCGATCGAGAAGACGCCGCTGCCCCGCTCCGGACCCTGGAGGCTGTAGCCCACGTCCTGATGGGGAAGAACAGGCGGGACTCGGCGGGATACACCCTGGCCGCTCTATCCCAGCTCCGCGGCGCCCTGGCCCAAACTAGAAGGTCACTGCCCAAAGAGGGGAACAGggcggaggagaggaggaggtacTTCCAGGCGGGGAAGAAATGCGAGTTCCTGCAGTCGTGGGTGAAGGAGAACGGTGAAGTGGTGAGGAGGCTGGCAGCAGAGGTGTGGCGAGAACACAGACAGCGAGAGGGTGAGAGGAGGGCtttacaaaatgagaaaagaggtgTGGAGGAGAGCTGGAAAAAAGGTAGAAGGAGAGGGGGTGGCGTGCTGATtgaggaaataaaatga
- the mrpl49 gene encoding large ribosomal subunit protein mL49, protein MAASMTSTAASLCRVLRVCGHRRNTSTAGVRLQTATEKHQVVESTEEYKFVERLIPPTRVPKPPKHDGPSPSGWTPPSEVPPDLPYMIRRSRMHNVPVYADIKHGNLKTTLLRKVEGDIWALEKDVKEYLQQLTGKELPTQVNEVAMNIRIKGQFAEELKEWLLKKGF, encoded by the exons ATGGCGGCCTCCATGACCAGCACGGCCGCGTCGTTGTGTAGAGTTCTCCGGGTTTGCGGTCATCGTAGAAACACGTCGACCGCTGGGGTGAGACTGCAA ACGGCGACTGAGAAACACCAGGTAGTCGAGTCAACGGAAGAATACAAGTTTGTGGAGCGACTGATTCCACCGACGCGTGTCCCAAAACCCCCTAAACACGACGGCCCTTCTCCTTCAGGCTGGACTCCCCCGTCAG AGGTTCCTCCTGACCTGCCATATATGATCCGGCGTTCCCGCATGCACAACGTCCCGGTCTACGCAGACATCAAGCACGGGAACCTAAAAACCACCCTGCTTCGCAAAGTGGAAGGGGATATCTGG GCACTCGAGAAGGATGTGAAGGAATACCTGCAGCAGCTCACTGGTAAAGAGCTTCCAACACAAGTCAACGAGGTGGCCATGAACATCCGAATCAAGGGCCAGTTTGCCGAAGAGCTGAAGGAGTGGCTGTTGAAGAAAGGATTTTGA